A genome region from Polyangiaceae bacterium includes the following:
- a CDS encoding efflux RND transporter permease subunit, translating to MITYFARHPTAANLLMLVFVLIGGLAIPQLQRETFPEFEPSTIRISASYPGAPTEIVDTRITQRIEDEIAGLPGISQMRSQAREGSVSITLEVEDGIKIDALLADVKSAIDKIRDFPAEVDPPKVAAATRVASVASIAVTGPMSPQDLKLYCEHLKRELLRYGHITQVTVSGFSTHRLTIRVNRAALERQGLTTSDVAAAVSAQSLDMPIGKLDTRDGEIVVRYSDKRTSVEQLADVVVKGVATGGSVRLGEIAEIEDTFAVEADQTFFNGRRAGILAVSKTSSQDSLDIVASVKQFLEDQEVKKPEGVELTLTEDAASVIKDRLKLLVNNAWQGLLLVFFTLWLFFGRRLAFWVAAGLPISFLGAMWAMKLLGQTLNMMTMMGLLVALGLLMDDAIVLADNVAAHLMRGKRPMDAAVDGVKEVAGGVLSSFATTACVFIPLMAIEGRIGRTLQVIPFVLLAVLSVSLVEAFFILPAHLGHSLRMPGQEPEGRFRTWFDDRFAKFRERVLGRAVDAAVHHRIITLGVVLAVLSVSIGMVTSGKLRYQAFPDTEGNVVQFKLEMPPGTSLARTQREVNRVVDAAWRVSDAQREKQPDKQPLVRNVSARFNYNPDVEEPGPHTATVSVDLLDVEVRTTTLESFTTAWRKEAGPMGSTVSATFGAGGRRGPGGNPIEVRIEGNDLERLGEVSGQIKEWFSQFDGVFDVADDMQPGTAQVAVKLRPDASTVSMTGASVSGQLRASLAGTSIEHLYQAGEEYELFVEMDRSNRDTLTDLEQFPLSVSPGASVPLGAIATIAPDRSFATISRVNGVRTATVKGNIDRNVANAASLMRRFAAEKAPQIEQDFPDVNLTMGGEAEESARTLGSMGRGLILGLFGISVLLSLQFRSYVEPLVVMLAIPFAFVGVVWGSLLIGLPLSSQSLLGFVSLAGVVVNDSILLMLFIKSARASGATAVEAAQRASRERFRAVLLTSATTVAGLVPLMFERSKQAQSLIPVAASIVFGITVSTVLVLVVLPAIYAVLADVGLARNEVDASTTEANPLPEEPPTEPTAA from the coding sequence GTGATTACCTATTTTGCTCGACACCCCACGGCTGCAAACCTCCTGATGCTCGTTTTCGTGCTCATCGGCGGACTTGCCATTCCGCAGCTCCAGCGCGAAACATTTCCTGAATTCGAGCCCTCCACGATTCGCATCAGCGCGAGTTACCCGGGTGCCCCGACCGAAATCGTCGATACCAGGATCACCCAGCGCATCGAGGACGAGATTGCCGGCCTTCCCGGTATTTCGCAAATGCGATCGCAAGCTCGCGAAGGCAGCGTCAGCATTACGCTCGAAGTCGAAGATGGCATCAAAATCGACGCGCTCCTCGCCGACGTGAAATCGGCCATCGACAAGATTCGAGATTTCCCCGCCGAGGTCGATCCGCCCAAAGTCGCCGCAGCAACGCGCGTCGCCTCCGTTGCCTCCATTGCCGTCACCGGGCCGATGTCGCCCCAAGACCTCAAACTTTATTGCGAACACCTCAAACGCGAGCTGCTCCGCTACGGTCACATCACGCAGGTCACCGTTTCTGGCTTTTCCACGCATCGGCTCACCATTCGAGTCAATCGCGCAGCGCTCGAAAGGCAGGGCTTGACGACGAGCGACGTTGCCGCTGCCGTTTCCGCTCAAAGCCTGGACATGCCCATTGGCAAGCTCGACACGCGTGATGGGGAAATCGTCGTTCGTTATTCGGACAAGCGAACGAGCGTCGAGCAGCTTGCCGACGTCGTCGTCAAGGGCGTCGCCACGGGCGGCTCCGTGCGCCTTGGCGAGATTGCGGAAATCGAGGACACTTTTGCCGTCGAAGCCGATCAGACGTTTTTTAATGGGCGTCGAGCCGGCATTCTCGCGGTCAGCAAAACGAGCTCGCAGGACAGCCTGGATATCGTCGCGTCGGTCAAGCAATTCCTCGAAGATCAGGAGGTGAAAAAACCCGAAGGCGTGGAACTCACGCTGACCGAGGATGCGGCGTCGGTCATCAAGGATCGCCTGAAGCTGTTGGTCAATAACGCCTGGCAGGGCTTGCTGCTCGTGTTTTTCACGTTATGGCTCTTTTTTGGCCGGCGGCTTGCCTTTTGGGTGGCTGCGGGGCTGCCCATTTCATTCTTGGGCGCCATGTGGGCCATGAAGCTGCTCGGACAAACGCTCAACATGATGACCATGATGGGCCTGCTCGTGGCCCTTGGTCTGCTCATGGACGACGCCATCGTATTGGCCGATAACGTTGCTGCGCATCTCATGCGGGGAAAACGGCCGATGGATGCCGCCGTCGACGGCGTCAAAGAGGTCGCCGGTGGTGTCCTTTCGTCCTTCGCGACCACCGCATGCGTGTTCATTCCCCTCATGGCCATTGAAGGCCGCATTGGAAGGACGCTGCAAGTCATCCCATTCGTCCTCCTCGCGGTCCTTTCCGTGAGTCTCGTCGAGGCATTCTTCATTTTGCCCGCGCACCTCGGTCATTCGCTACGTATGCCGGGACAAGAGCCCGAAGGCCGCTTTCGTACGTGGTTCGACGACCGATTCGCCAAATTCCGCGAACGCGTCCTCGGTCGAGCCGTCGATGCCGCCGTCCATCACCGAATCATCACGCTGGGCGTCGTGCTCGCCGTCCTCAGCGTGTCGATTGGAATGGTGACCTCGGGCAAACTTCGTTATCAAGCGTTTCCGGACACCGAAGGAAACGTGGTGCAATTCAAATTGGAAATGCCACCAGGCACGTCGCTCGCACGCACCCAGCGGGAAGTGAATCGAGTCGTCGATGCCGCTTGGCGCGTCTCCGATGCGCAGCGCGAAAAACAACCCGACAAACAGCCTCTCGTCCGCAATGTATCCGCCAGGTTCAACTACAATCCGGACGTCGAAGAACCCGGGCCGCATACGGCCACGGTATCGGTCGACTTGCTCGACGTCGAAGTTCGCACGACGACGCTCGAATCATTCACCACGGCGTGGCGCAAAGAAGCGGGGCCGATGGGCAGCACCGTTTCGGCTACGTTCGGCGCCGGCGGACGTCGCGGTCCGGGCGGAAATCCCATCGAAGTACGCATTGAAGGCAATGACCTCGAACGACTCGGGGAAGTATCCGGGCAAATCAAAGAATGGTTTTCCCAGTTCGATGGAGTTTTCGACGTCGCCGACGATATGCAGCCGGGCACGGCTCAAGTCGCCGTGAAACTCCGGCCGGATGCAAGTACGGTGTCGATGACGGGCGCTTCCGTATCGGGGCAGCTTCGAGCATCTTTGGCGGGCACGTCCATCGAGCACTTGTATCAGGCGGGCGAGGAATATGAGCTCTTTGTCGAAATGGATCGGAGCAATCGCGATACGTTGACGGATCTCGAGCAATTTCCGCTCAGCGTGTCGCCGGGAGCTTCCGTCCCGCTCGGTGCCATTGCCACGATTGCGCCTGATCGAAGCTTTGCGACCATTAGCCGCGTCAATGGCGTACGGACGGCGACCGTAAAGGGGAACATCGACCGAAACGTGGCGAACGCGGCGTCCTTGATGCGCCGATTTGCTGCAGAAAAGGCGCCACAGATCGAGCAGGATTTTCCGGACGTGAACCTCACGATGGGTGGCGAAGCCGAAGAATCGGCGCGAACGCTCGGATCGATGGGCCGTGGCCTCATCCTTGGTCTTTTTGGCATTTCCGTGCTGCTGAGCCTCCAGTTCCGCAGCTACGTCGAGCCTCTGGTGGTGATGCTCGCGATTCCTTTCGCATTCGTGGGCGTCGTCTGGGGCAGCTTGCTGATCGGTTTGCCGCTCAGCTCGCAATCGCTACTTGGATTCGTTTCGCTCGCGGGTGTCGTAGTGAACGATTCTATTTTGCTGATGTTGTTCATCAAATCAGCAAGGGCGAGCGGCGCGACGGCCGTCGAAGCTGCGCAGCGCGCGAGCCGCGAACGATTCCGCGCCGTGCTGCTGACGTCGGCGACCACTGTGGCAGGGCTCGTTCCGTTGATGTTCGAGCGCAGCAAGCAGGCGCAATCGCTGATTCCGGTCGCAGCGAGCATCGTGTTTGGAATCACGGTGTCGACCGTGCTGGTCTTGGTGGTTCTGCCGGCGATTTATGCGGTGTTAGCCGATGTAGGTTTGGCGCGGAACGAAGTCGATGCATCGACGACGGAAGCGAATCCATTGCCCGAGGAACCTCCGACCGAGCCAACGGCGGCATGA